In the Candidatus Bathyarchaeum sp. genome, CGTGTATTGCCACTCCAGCATTTTTGCGGGTGAATCCGTCAATTCGGATTATGTCTCTGTTTTGGTCTTCGGAGTATGCGGGCCAGGCTATGGCTGCGGTGTTTCGTTTTCCAATAATTTCTATTACGTCGCCCGCTGAGATACCCAGTTTTTGCATTGCTTGTTGATCAACTCGGGCGATTCCTCGATAAACGTCTCGCTGTTTTGCATCTTCTACTCTTAGTTGCATTTCGCTCACTTAGTTTTCCTTCCTTTATTTAAGTAATCGTAAGGCTCCCCAGTTTTCGAAGGAAGCCCTCAATATATAAAGTTTGAGAAATTACAGTCTAGTTAATCCCAAAGTCTGGATCTGACCGACGCCTTCAATGGCAGCTATTCGTTTTTCCGTTTCGTTGGCTATTCCTTCTTGCTCGGGGAGAACCATGTTCACTTTCAAGGCACACAGACCAAAAGCGATGGGCTCTTCTGCAAATTTTTTGATTGAAGCAATATCTGCTAGTTTTTCTTGGATTTTCTCTTTTAACACTTCGAGGTTAACTGTTGATTCGGACGGAAAAATTTTGTAAACAATAATTATCTTTCCCATTGTTTGGCATTCTCCTAAAGTCTCACTAATATATGTGTTACATTACAAATTTACATGTGTTTTTGGTAATGTGAACTAGCA is a window encoding:
- a CDS encoding elongation factor 1-beta, which produces MGKIIIVYKIFPSESTVNLEVLKEKIQEKLADIASIKKFAEEPIAFGLCALKVNMVLPEQEGIANETEKRIAAIEGVGQIQTLGLTRL